A single Sulfurimonas aquatica DNA region contains:
- a CDS encoding sensor domain-containing diguanylate cyclase: MNSKSYKLNLFIPVSISILIVAASVFSIVLYLQFAAIEERKMMSAPNFEQEFTNRVKNNVNAFDVLIELLKYDKEIQELFLSKKTDKLFDFMQPIYNRLNEKMDVTHLYFLDINGKVILRVHDKNRHSDIVDRYTFKQAKLLQKPFSGLEFGIKKNFTLRNVHPWFVDGKLIGYIELGKEIDKIMSAISKIIDVEVLMAVKKEIYRDASTHIMQEIHDCVETKDYYIVYNTVAVPDEMQKLCAENMEIDLHIEMNEKYYHTSVNPIKDIQGTDIGYFIFLTNATFERGLFIKMMLILSISIGVFTVLLLVMWKVLSRKRELQINEMADNLANIAVTDELTGLYNRKYFNEQGLLEINRAKREGLCFSMLMMDIDFFKRYNDTYGHQAGDEAIKTVARVIKSTFQRASELSFRIGGEEFAVLITHNKKEDLLERVSRLQEALLLEAVEHKKNDASDFLTISSGLVTCTDGDINNLDVLYKKADAALYAAKENGRNQVAVYDSISPDA, from the coding sequence ATGAACTCAAAATCTTATAAACTCAATCTTTTTATTCCGGTAAGTATAAGCATACTTATCGTGGCTGCATCTGTATTTTCAATAGTTTTATATTTACAGTTCGCTGCAATAGAAGAGCGAAAGATGATGAGTGCTCCTAATTTTGAACAGGAGTTTACAAATCGTGTAAAAAACAATGTAAATGCCTTTGATGTACTTATAGAGTTGCTTAAGTATGATAAAGAGATACAAGAGCTATTTCTCTCCAAGAAAACTGATAAACTTTTCGATTTTATGCAACCAATATATAATAGATTAAATGAAAAAATGGATGTTACACATTTATATTTTCTAGATATCAACGGAAAAGTTATCTTAAGAGTGCATGATAAAAATCGCCATTCAGATATAGTTGATAGATATACTTTTAAGCAAGCAAAACTCCTACAAAAACCTTTTAGTGGACTTGAGTTTGGTATCAAAAAGAATTTTACTCTACGCAATGTTCATCCTTGGTTTGTTGATGGTAAATTAATAGGCTATATAGAGCTTGGTAAAGAGATAGATAAGATAATGAGTGCTATCTCTAAAATCATTGATGTTGAAGTTTTGATGGCTGTTAAGAAAGAGATATATAGGGATGCATCCACGCATATAATGCAAGAGATTCACGATTGTGTTGAGACTAAAGATTATTATATCGTTTATAATACTGTTGCTGTTCCAGATGAGATGCAAAAGCTATGTGCTGAAAATATGGAGATAGATTTACATATTGAGATGAATGAGAAATACTACCATACATCAGTGAATCCTATAAAAGATATTCAAGGTACAGATATTGGTTATTTTATATTTTTGACAAATGCTACATTTGAGAGAGGACTTTTTATAAAAATGATGCTGATACTCTCTATTAGTATAGGAGTCTTTACGGTACTTCTGCTTGTTATGTGGAAAGTACTGAGTAGAAAAAGAGAACTTCAGATTAATGAGATGGCAGATAATCTTGCAAACATTGCTGTCACGGATGAACTTACTGGTCTTTACAATAGAAAATATTTTAATGAGCAAGGTTTACTCGAGATAAATAGAGCTAAACGCGAAGGCTTGTGCTTTAGTATGCTTATGATGGATATAGATTTTTTCAAACGCTATAACGATACTTATGGCCACCAAGCTGGAGATGAGGCAATTAAAACAGTTGCAAGAGTGATAAAGTCAACATTTCAAAGAGCAAGTGAACTCTCTTTTCGTATAGGTGGAGAGGAGTTTGCCGTACTCATAACTCATAACAAAAAAGAAGACCTCTTAGAAAGAGTCAGTAGACTTCAAGAGGCTCTTCTTCTTGAGGCAGTTGAGCATAAAAAGAACGACGCTTCGGATTTTTTAACCATCTCTAGTGGTTTAGTAACATGTACAGATGGAGATATAAATAACTTAGATGTGCTCTATAAAAAAGCCGATGCAGCTCTTTATGCGGCAAAAGAAAACGGCAGGAACCAAGTCGCTGTTTACGATAGTATCTCCCCAGACGCATAG
- the luxS gene encoding S-ribosylhomocysteine lyase has translation MPLLDSFTVDHTIMPAPAVRRAKGMKSPSGDDITVYDLRFYKPNEGLMDGKGIHTLEHLFAGFMRNHLNAKDVEIIDLSPMGCRTGFYMSVLGKPAEKKVAKAWKKSMKDVLEVKSESDIPELNLYQCGTYKMHSLKNAKKIANDILSHKIGVMDNDALQLSAKKLKQIN, from the coding sequence ATGCCATTACTAGACTCATTTACAGTTGACCACACTATCATGCCAGCACCGGCAGTTCGCCGTGCAAAGGGAATGAAATCTCCATCAGGAGATGATATTACCGTTTATGACCTGCGTTTTTACAAGCCAAATGAAGGCTTAATGGATGGAAAGGGTATACATACTCTTGAACACCTTTTTGCAGGTTTTATGCGTAATCACTTAAACGCCAAAGACGTTGAGATAATCGACCTCTCTCCTATGGGATGCCGTACAGGTTTTTATATGTCTGTGCTTGGAAAACCAGCTGAGAAAAAAGTAGCAAAAGCATGGAAAAAATCTATGAAAGATGTTTTAGAAGTAAAAAGTGAAAGTGATATTCCTGAGTTGAACCTCTACCAGTGTGGAACATATAAAATGCACTCACTTAAAAATGCTAAGAAAATTGCAAATGATATTCTTAGTCATAAAATAGGTGTTATGGATAATGATGCACTTCAGTTAAGTGCAAAAAAACTCAAACAGATAAACTAA
- a CDS encoding HAD family hydrolase, translating into MIILFDLDGTLIDSTDAILEGFHHTFDTYEAKCPSDEDIKALIGYPLDVMYGELGVKKDVVWDYVNTYKEYYQKISTQKTYLIESAREAVMLAHSFASLGIVTTKTGKYSQVIMEHLKLMEYFRVLIGREHVENPKPHEEPILKALESFDTKEQEIWMIGDTKLDLISAKNAGVKSIGVLSGYDTLETLQEHTDIIFDNALEAVKFLQNRA; encoded by the coding sequence TTGATAATACTTTTTGATTTAGATGGAACACTCATAGACTCAACGGATGCAATTTTAGAGGGTTTTCACCACACTTTTGATACTTATGAGGCTAAATGTCCAAGCGATGAAGATATAAAAGCTCTTATAGGGTATCCCCTAGATGTGATGTATGGTGAACTTGGGGTTAAGAAAGACGTTGTCTGGGATTATGTGAACACTTATAAAGAGTATTATCAAAAGATATCTACACAAAAGACATATCTTATAGAGTCTGCTAGAGAAGCGGTAATGCTAGCTCACTCCTTTGCTTCTTTAGGTATAGTTACTACAAAAACAGGAAAGTATTCTCAAGTGATTATGGAGCATTTAAAACTTATGGAGTACTTTAGAGTTTTGATAGGAAGAGAACATGTTGAGAATCCAAAACCACATGAAGAGCCTATTTTAAAAGCACTAGAATCTTTTGATACGAAGGAGCAAGAGATATGGATGATAGGGGATACTAAACTCGATCTCATTAGTGCTAAAAACGCAGGTGTAAAATCCATAGGAGTTTTGAGTGGGTATGACACTTTAGAAACACTACAAGAACATACGGATATCATCTTTGATAATGCATTAGAAGCTGTGAAGTTTTTGCAAAATAGAGCATAG